A window from Sus scrofa isolate TJ Tabasco breed Duroc chromosome 2, Sscrofa11.1, whole genome shotgun sequence encodes these proteins:
- the LOC100739823 gene encoding olfactory receptor 11L1 — translation MDSPNVSTVTKFQLLGFQNLLEWQTLLFAIFLFIYFLTVTGNIVIIVVVSQDQKLHSPMYTFLKHLSFLEIWYTSTIVPLLLANLLSQGQAISFPACIAQLYFFVFFGATECFLLVMMAYDRYLAIYSPLHYTFLMSPDICNKLVAISWLTGVGTGFLPSLMISKLDFCGPNQINHFFCDLPPLMQLSCSSIYITEMIIFILSVAVLCFCFFLTLVSYVFIVSSILRIPSASGRMKTFSTCGSHLAVVMIYYGTMISMYIHPNAHLSPEINKIISVFYTVITPLLNPVIYSLRNKDFKEAVRRVIRRNCGIYGVRVKDSLFIK, via the coding sequence ATGGATTCCCCAAATGTGTCAACTGTCACTAAATTTCAGCTGCTAGGATTCCAGAACCTCCTTGAGTGGCAGACACTgctctttgccattttcttgttcATCTACTTCCTCACAGTCACAGGGAATATTGTCATCATTGTAGTGGTGAGCCAGGACCAGAAATTGCACTCACCTATGTACACATTCCTTAAACATCTCTCCTTTCTGGAGATCTGGTATACATCTACCATTGTGCCCCTTCTCCTAGCCAACCTGCTTTCCCAGGGCCAAGCCATCTCCTTCCCTGCTTGCATAGCACAGCTCTATTTCTTCGTGTTCTTTGGAGCTACTGAGTGCTTTCTTCTGGTcatgatggcctatgacagataTCTGGCCATCTACAGCCCACTGCACTACACTTTCCTGATGAGTCCTGATATCTGCAACAAATTGGTGGCAATCTCCTGGTTGACAGGGGTCGGCACAGGATTTCTGCCTTCCCTGATGATTTCCAAGTTGGATTTTTGTGGGCCCAACCAGatcaatcatttcttctgtgacctcccTCCCCTCATGCAGCTGTCATGTTCCAGTATTTATATCACCGAGATGATCATTTTTATCCTCTCAGTTGCTGTGctgtgcttttgcttttttcttacaCTTGTGTCTTATGTTTTTATTGTGTCCTCTATATTGAGAATTCCTTCAGCCTCTGGCCGAATGAAGACTTTTTCCACTTGTGGTTCCCATTTGGCTGTTGTCATGATCTACTATGGAACAATGATCTCCATGTACATTCACCCCAATGCCCACCTGTCACCTGAAATCAATAAGATTATTTCTGTCTTCTACACTGTGATCACTCCTTTGTTGAATCCTGTTATATACAGCTTGAGGAACAAAGACTTCAAGGAGGCTGTAAGAAGAGTCATAAGAAGGAATTGTGGCATCTATGGAGTAAGAGTGAAGGACAGTCTCTTTATTAAATGA